The genomic region ATTTTTAAAAGAATCAATACTATATGATACAAAATTGCATTAATTTTTTTTTAGCTCTCCTTCTTTTTTCGAATTGTTTTGGAGAATTAGAAATATTAAATTCAGACAATAACAAGAAGACTAAAAGTCAAAAAAATGCAGAAGTCGCTTGTGCGTTAGCTCAGAACACTTACTTTAGTAGTTGTGTTTCTAATAAGCATAGTGCATCATACTGTTCTGCTTTATATGGGCAATGTACATTAGCCTGCGCACTAACACAATCTGCATTTGCAATCGGTTGTGGCTTATAAGAAGTCATGTCAAATTTGTTTATCAATCAATTGATTCCAATAGAAGATTATCAGTTGGAATGGGAAAATTTCTTGGCTCCTAAAACCTCTTATGATCAAGCTCAAAAACAAAATGGTAAACTTGGACTTGCAATAAAGCCAAATGATGTCTTTTGGTATTTAAGAGAAATAGAAAATAAGGTTTTACTCTCCTCTGGCCAATGGGGAACAAAACAATCATTTGCAAATCGATTAATCACAACAACACAATCCGAACACCTATACTCTTCTTCTTTCTGGAAGAAATTCTCAGCAAATCGATGTTTAATTCCTGTTACAGCTTATTTTGAATGGCAAATGCAAATGAATGGAAAAAAACATAAGTTTAAAATAGAATTTAAAGACAAAAAATCATACTTTGGAGGAATCTGGGGACCACTACCTGAAAGTATGACTTGGGTCACAATTCTTACTCAAACTGCAAATGCGAAAACAGCGGAAATTCATAATTATGGGGATAATAAACATAGACAACCAATCGTAATCCGAAAAGTAAATCAAAAGTTATGGCTAAACTCAAAAGTAAACTCTGAATTGGAGGTAAAAAATTTAATTACGCAGTTCAAGGAGGATGACATAACCACAGAGGATTTAGACTATGAACAAACATTATTTAATTGATCATGTAGCCTGTAAAACTATTCCTGGCATACTGAGATAATTAGGTAGAGATTCAATACGATGCATCCATTTTCTTATATTTTTATATTCTAATAGATCTACATTACCTTGATGACACAACGCGATATATGGATAAATAGCAATATCTGCAATACTCAAGCTCTCAGTTGCCAACCAATTTTTCGAAATTAATCTTTTTTCTAACAAATTGAGAAGATTTTCAGTAACCTGTTTTGCTTCTCCTAAATTGATTTCGCGTCCAAGCAAATAATGTATTCTTAAAGCACCAGGACCACGTGAGACTTCATTTGCAGCAGTTGAAAGCCAAGAAACTATTTCCGCTGACTTCGCAGGATCGTTGGGAAACCAATGTTCGTCTCCGTAAGCACGAGCCAAATATACCAAAATCGCTTGGCTATCTCGAATGACCATATTTCCATCTTTTAGCACCGGAACTTGTCCAAAAGGGTTCAATTCCAGGAAATTCTCCGATTTATGTTCTTTGTCGGCTGGGTTAAACATTCGACTTTCATATTTCAGATTCAAAAATGATAACATTAGCCTTATCTTGTAGCTATTTCCAGACAGAGAAAACTCGAATAATTCAATCATATCCATTTCAATACCAACTGCCCGTAAGGGTTGGCAATGATTTTTTTGAATTATATTGCTAGAATCGTAAAAACCAAATTTAGAAATATTCAGACTTTAACAAAAAAAAATGATCATTAAGCTTTAATATAAATTTACCTCTTAACTTCATCGCCAAAGACCATTCGGAATTGTTTCAATAAAATCAAAAAAGTTTTTCTATTCTTCTCCGGCATTGTACTCAGTATAGGATCAAAGTGTAATAATATTTTTTTTGGTAAAACTTTTTCCAATGATTTTCCTTTTGCAGAAAGGCTGATCAGTGTTGATCTTTTATCAAGTTTAGAAACCTCAATTTGGATCAGACCTGCCAGTTTCATACGGCGAATCATCTTCGAGGCAGAAGGAGCATCTTGTAAGGTCAATTCAATGATCTGTTTTTGACTTAAAGTACCCTTTTGCCAAAGCA from Leptospira meyeri harbors:
- a CDS encoding SOS response-associated peptidase family protein, with the protein product MSNLFINQLIPIEDYQLEWENFLAPKTSYDQAQKQNGKLGLAIKPNDVFWYLREIENKVLLSSGQWGTKQSFANRLITTTQSEHLYSSSFWKKFSANRCLIPVTAYFEWQMQMNGKKHKFKIEFKDKKSYFGGIWGPLPESMTWVTILTQTANAKTAEIHNYGDNKHRQPIVIRKVNQKLWLNSKVNSELEVKNLITQFKEDDITTEDLDYEQTLFN
- a CDS encoding glutathione S-transferase family protein, giving the protein MDMIELFEFSLSGNSYKIRLMLSFLNLKYESRMFNPADKEHKSENFLELNPFGQVPVLKDGNMVIRDSQAILVYLARAYGDEHWFPNDPAKSAEIVSWLSTAANEVSRGPGALRIHYLLGREINLGEAKQVTENLLNLLEKRLISKNWLATESLSIADIAIYPYIALCHQGNVDLLEYKNIRKWMHRIESLPNYLSMPGIVLQAT
- a CDS encoding MarR family winged helix-turn-helix transcriptional regulator, translating into MFLLDDQIGFNLNRVALLFRRELIRCLKDFQLSPEQWQVLAMLWQKGTLSQKQIIELTLQDAPSASKMIRRMKLAGLIQIEVSKLDKRSTLISLSAKGKSLEKVLPKKILLHFDPILSTMPEKNRKTFLILLKQFRMVFGDEVKR